The DNA window TAAATAAGCAATTGCATCTTTGCGAACTAAACCATTTACAACAACAAGAGGTTTTTTATCCATGTTATACTCCCTCCAAAATATGTTCATTTTGTGTATCTAATAGTTTTAATATTTTATATTGAAAATATTTTCTTGATTATAAGTATATTTTATACTAGAAAGCTATGCTATACAACAAAAAGGAGTAAGGCCTAGGCCTTACTCCTTTTATTTAGCTTTTAGATTATTTCAAATCTGCTGTACAGTTAGGACATTTAACTGCGTCGATGTGAATTTCTGTTTTACAGAATGGACATTCTTTTGTTGTAGGTGCTTCAGCAGCTTCTTCTTCTTTCGCGTTTTTCATCATTTTAGCCAAAGCGCGAACCATCAAGAATACAACAAATGCCAAGATCAAGAATTGAATCAAGTCAGTAATGAATGTACCGTATGGCAATACAGAACCAGCAGCACGAGCTGTAGCAATATCAGCACCAGACATGAATGCATCTTTAGAACCTACGCTTAATGGTAAGTACAAGTTGCTGAAATCAATACCGCCTGTGAACAAGCTGATAATAGGCATGAACAAGTTGCTTACAACAGAGTTAACCAACGCTGTGAAAGCAGCACCAATAATCATACCAATAGCTAAGTCCATCATGTTACCTTTAAAGGCAAAAGCTTTAAAATCGTTTAAAAATTCTTTCATTTCTCTCTACTCCTAGATACACTTAATTGAGAATGCGTTAATAACTGTACTAATCATAAAGGAAAGATGAAGGGATGTCAACATTTTTCGATGTAGTTTTTCGAATTTATTTAATATAGTTTTTCATAGTTCTATCTAAAATTGTAATAAATCAGTGTTTATGCGTACTTTTCGCACCATATAAAAAGTGCCAATCACGAATGTGATTAGCACCTCTGTCATACAACATCTATTATTGTATATCTTCGACAATTATTTAATTTTATCCTCTATGACCTTCCCTTCACGCAAAGGACCATTTTGTTCTTTAAGACGGGCCAACATAACAGAGGAAACGAACATGGCAACACCAGCGCCTATGGTTTCAATAGATATGCTTTCACCAAAGAATAGGAAGCCATAGAAGGAACTAATGAACACCCCAACATATTGTAAAAACTGAGCTACTACAGCATTTGTGGTAACAAAAGCACCGGTCAAGAAGAACTGTGCCACCACACTAATACCACCAATAGCTAAGATGATTAGCCAATCTGTTCCCTGCGGCATAACGAGCTTATCAGTTGTAACGAGGCCTGCAATCATACCTGTAATCATGAAATAAGCCATAATTTCGAAATTGCTATGTTTACCTCTCTTAGATATAAGGCGAATGGTCGTATACGCAGCTGCAGATAGAGCAGCCCCTAAAATAGCTACTAAGGCAAACCAAGTAAAGCCAGTAAAACTAAATGGATTTACCATAACCATAACAGCTATAAAGATCAAGAGTAGCCATTTTCCTGCCCCTTTAGGTACCCGTTCTTTAAGAAATAAGGCGCTAAAAATCAGCACGAATATACCTGATGTTTGAAATAAAATCGTCGCATCAGATAACTTTAAATGCACTAAGGCAATAAAGTTACATACCATGCCAAAGCCGCCATATAAGCCACGCATAACAAGATGTCCTCTATCCTCCTTAGAGAATCGGATACCTTGGGTATACATGACGATAAGAACCGCTACGGTACCGAACAAGCCACGGAAAAAAGCAATTTCTCCAGATGGAATGTTGGAACCTAGCATTTTAACGAATAAATTCATCGTACTCAATAAGAGAGCCGACAACAATGCATATATAAGGCCTTTTTTAGCCATGCTACCTCCCTATACGCTTTTTACCATAATAGTATAACTAAATAACTACTGTTTCTATATCATCTAATCACTCTAGCCTATATATAAACGATACAGATCTTACAAAGCCAAAATATATGCCGCCCTTCTGATGAAAGGCGGCATTCTATTATTTAGAGAATGTATCGACAAAATCTAAAATTTCTTGTTTCATATTCTCTTTATCGATTGCTTTTGTAAAACGCAATGGTTTAGATTGCAATGCTTCCAATTGTTTAGGGAACGCTACACCTGTTACAGCAGAAATATTATCTAAGCTTTCATAAGGTGTTTCTCCAACCTTGATATCCAACGCCTCACAGATAGCTGTAGGGAATTTAAATGGATGCGCTGTAGAAGCGATAATTGTATGACGCGCACCATCTTCAGGATGTTTTTCCAATTCCTTCATATATGCACCCATAGCTACCGCCGTATGAGGATCCATTACATATCCATAGGAATTGTATACTTGTTCAATGATAGCTTTTGTTTCTTCATCATCTACGTAAGCACCTGCAAAATTAGCTTTAACACGACTGAATTCTTCCTCGTTTACAGTCAATTTGCCTGTCGCTTTAAGATCTTTCATCCAACCGGCTGTACGTTCACTATCTTCACCAGAGATATAGTACAAGAAACGTTCAAAGTTAGAAGATTCAAGAATATCCATAGATGGAGAAATCGTTGTATAGAACGGACGGTTCATATCATATGTACCAGTTTCAAAGAAATCAGTAAGTACATTGTTTTGGTTCGATGCACAAATCAATTTACCAATAGGAATCCCCATTTTCTTAGCATAGTAAGCTGCCAAAATGTTACCGAAGTTACCTGTTGGTACTACTACGTTGAAAGCTTCGTCTTCATGGATAGCACCTTGTGCCACGAGCTCAGCATAAGCGTTTACATAGTACACCACTTGCGGTGCTAAGCGGCCGATATTGATGGAGTTCGCACTGGAGAACATCACACCTTTTGCAGCTACTTCTTCTGCAGTAGCCTTATCTACGAAGAGGCGTTTCAAGAATTGTTGAGCATCGTCAAAGTTGCCATGAATAGCAGTTACATTTACGTTCTCACCCTCTTGTTTTTGCATTTGTTCAGCTTGCATAGGGCTTACACCATCTGTTGGGTAGAATACTTGGATATGAGTACCAGGTACATCTTTAAAGCCTTCAAGAGCAGCTTTACCAGTATCACCAGATGTTGCTGTTAAGATAAGAACCTCTTTTTGTTCACCTTCTGCTTCCTTCGCAGCTACTAAAAGATATGGAAATAAGGACAATGCCATATCTTTGAAAGCTTGTGTACGGCCGTGGAACAATTCCAATACCGATACCTTTTCCAACAAGGAATGCAATGGTGCAATATCGCGAGTACTAAAGTTAGCATCACTGTACGCAGAATTGATCATTTCTTTCAAATGAGCTTCAGAGAAGCATGGGAATAGCTTTGCTAGTACAACAGCTGCTACCTCTTGATAGTTTTTATCTTTTACATCATTGTAAGTTAAGCAGTTTGTAGGGAATAAAGATGGTACATATAGACCACCATCCTCTGCTAATCCGTGCAACAATGCATATGTTTCATTTACCGCAACGGTACCGCGGGTGCTAGTGTAATTCATGAAATACCTCATTTTTAACTACAATGGATTTTACGGGTTTAATAGATTTATTATAGCATAAAAGCGCCCCTAAAAGGAGCGCTTCTATAGAATTTATATGATATTTTTATTATTATTGTATGCCTCTAACGTCATAGAGCATAATAAATCATATAAAGCATGCATAAACTAGCTATGCTAATTATAATTCGCCTTCTGCAATAGCATCCAATGTGTCAAGGGATGGGATGAAGAATAGCATGCCTGTAATAGGTTTAGAGTAATCGAGCAATTTATCGTTTTGAGTAAACATATTAGTAAGCATAGTTTTAGTTACATCCCAATAACGAGCATAACCAATGAAGTATGTACCACGTACACCTTGACCTGGTTGAGCAAATGGTACATTCATGCGTACAATTTTATGTTCTTCATCATCGCGATTATCTTGAGCTACTACATTGTGAGCTGCTGGATCTTTTTCATCATCTTCTAATTCAATATCGCTGAATTTACGACGACCAATGAATTTTTCTTGCATTTCTGTAGGAAGTGCACGCCATGCATCAAGATCATGTTCATATTTTTGAGCAAATGCATAAGAACCATTTACGAATTCAGGATCTTCATCACCGATAACGCCCCACTCAACGGCCTCTTGACCAACAGGATTTTCAGTACCATCTACGAAATCGATAATTGCACGACCTTGTTCATAGTGGAAGCCATGAGTTTCATCTACTACGGATGTAATAGGACGTAAAAACTCCATAATTTGGTCTACTACAGTATAAGTAACGGATTCATCGTTAGAACGTACATGTAGGAATAAGTCTGCAGCTACAGCTGGTACGTCTTGTTTATCCCCTTTAATACCTTGGAAATCTTCTAACTCTTTTGGTACCGGTGCATTAGGGAATAAATAATCCCATGCTTTGCGGCTGAAGCCAAAAGCGATTCCCAAACCTTCGCCATTCGCACGAATGCTAACGGAACGTTTAATAGCTTGAATGCGATCTGCCATATCTTGAATTACTTCAAGTTCTGCATCATGGTCTTTACGGTTTAGTAATAATGTTGTGAAATTGACACTTTGGCCAGCATCTTTATATACATCTTGTGTTCTAGAAACATCTACTGCCATCGGGTACCTCCTAATGAGAAAAACTAC is part of the Veillonella sp. genome and encodes:
- a CDS encoding DMT family transporter, whose translation is MAKKGLIYALLSALLLSTMNLFVKMLGSNIPSGEIAFFRGLFGTVAVLIVMYTQGIRFSKEDRGHLVMRGLYGGFGMVCNFIALVHLKLSDATILFQTSGIFVLIFSALFLKERVPKGAGKWLLLIFIAVMVMVNPFSFTGFTWFALVAILGAALSAAAYTTIRLISKRGKHSNFEIMAYFMITGMIAGLVTTDKLVMPQGTDWLIILAIGGISVVAQFFLTGAFVTTNAVVAQFLQYVGVFISSFYGFLFFGESISIETIGAGVAMFVSSVMLARLKEQNGPLREGKVIEDKIK
- the mscL gene encoding large conductance mechanosensitive channel protein MscL; the encoded protein is MKEFLNDFKAFAFKGNMMDLAIGMIIGAAFTALVNSVVSNLFMPIISLFTGGIDFSNLYLPLSVGSKDAFMSGADIATARAAGSVLPYGTFITDLIQFLILAFVVFLMVRALAKMMKNAKEEEAAEAPTTKECPFCKTEIHIDAVKCPNCTADLK
- the thrC gene encoding threonine synthase → MNYTSTRGTVAVNETYALLHGLAEDGGLYVPSLFPTNCLTYNDVKDKNYQEVAAVVLAKLFPCFSEAHLKEMINSAYSDANFSTRDIAPLHSLLEKVSVLELFHGRTQAFKDMALSLFPYLLVAAKEAEGEQKEVLILTATSGDTGKAALEGFKDVPGTHIQVFYPTDGVSPMQAEQMQKQEGENVNVTAIHGNFDDAQQFLKRLFVDKATAEEVAAKGVMFSSANSINIGRLAPQVVYYVNAYAELVAQGAIHEDEAFNVVVPTGNFGNILAAYYAKKMGIPIGKLICASNQNNVLTDFFETGTYDMNRPFYTTISPSMDILESSNFERFLYYISGEDSERTAGWMKDLKATGKLTVNEEEFSRVKANFAGAYVDDEETKAIIEQVYNSYGYVMDPHTAVAMGAYMKELEKHPEDGARHTIIASTAHPFKFPTAICEALDIKVGETPYESLDNISAVTGVAFPKQLEALQSKPLRFTKAIDKENMKQEILDFVDTFSK
- a CDS encoding Dyp-type peroxidase, with translation MAVDVSRTQDVYKDAGQSVNFTTLLLNRKDHDAELEVIQDMADRIQAIKRSVSIRANGEGLGIAFGFSRKAWDYLFPNAPVPKELEDFQGIKGDKQDVPAVAADLFLHVRSNDESVTYTVVDQIMEFLRPITSVVDETHGFHYEQGRAIIDFVDGTENPVGQEAVEWGVIGDEDPEFVNGSYAFAQKYEHDLDAWRALPTEMQEKFIGRRKFSDIELEDDEKDPAAHNVVAQDNRDDEEHKIVRMNVPFAQPGQGVRGTYFIGYARYWDVTKTMLTNMFTQNDKLLDYSKPITGMLFFIPSLDTLDAIAEGEL